The Penicillium oxalicum strain HP7-1 chromosome VI, whole genome shotgun sequence genome window below encodes:
- a CDS encoding U3 small nucleolar ribonucleoprotein IMP3 yields the protein MVRQLKHHEKKLLKKTDLYTYKSDQGHRAGEIQRRYGVSDVEYNTYNAICGSLRKMAHKLSQLEPEDPTRRKLETAMLEKLYSIGVIEKNREQGGALSQVEHITVSAFCRRRLPIVMIREQKMIQYVDKAIEAVAQGHVRVGTQVVQDPATLVTRNMVDFVQWVPNSKFRVAGQNYHGKRDDFDTLQL from the exons ATGGTCCGTCAATTGAAGCATCACGAGAAGAA ACTCTTGAAAAAGACCGATCTTTACACCTACAAGTCAGACCAAGGTCACCGTGCCGGTGAAATTCAGCGACGGTATGGAGTTTCGGATGTGGAATACAACACCTACAATGCCATTTGCGGATCATTACGGAAGATGGCGCACAAGCTCTCGCAGCTAGAGCCCGAGGATCCCACACGTCGCAAGCTCGAGACCGCTATGCTGGAGAAACTTTACAGCATTGGTGTGATTGAGAAAAACCGCGAGCAAGGAGGAGCTTTGTCCCAGGTGGAACATATCACAGTCTCGGCCTTTTGCCGGAGGCGTCTGCCGATTGTGATGATCCGGGAGCAGAAGATGATTCAATATGTGGATAAG GCTATTGAAGCAGTCGCCCAAGGCCACGTTCGCGTTGGAACGCAAGTCGTTCAGGATCCTGCGACCCTGGTTACACGAAACATGGTGGACTTTGTGCAGTGGGTGCCCAACAGCAAGTTCAGAGTGGCTGGCCAGAACTACCACGGCAAGAGGGATGACTTTGATACCTTGCAACTATAA